The following are encoded together in the Lactuca sativa cultivar Salinas chromosome 1, Lsat_Salinas_v11, whole genome shotgun sequence genome:
- the LOC111897008 gene encoding clathrin interactor EPSIN 2, which produces MKKAFDQTVRDIKRGVNKKVLKVPSIEQKVLDATSNETWGPHGSLLADIALASRNYHEYQMIMSIIWKRVNDTGKNWRHVYKGLTVLEYLVANGSERVIDEIKEHSYQITTLSEFQYIDHTGRDQGNNVRKKSQSLVALVNDKEKLQEVREKAAANWDKFHKTSGSAKYRPGSYPGAGGYEDDRYEGRYGSRDDNSNSNNGYGREREREREREWGDDEYNRGRRSFDAENYGRRSRSSDREREQRAYDDEAHYSSRGSNVKADDQSQKSPEGVPPSYEDAVANGDPKTSPPPVTTTRETVAPPPVTAAPPPPPPAATMNTENNGFDEFDPRGSFQAAAAAPPPPPPVSGGGDMDLFGDPFSLNSLAIVPVTYETSDTNSNPPSGQTFVAPSSTSTVSSQAFEDPFGDGPFRAVPSTAGFSAPPQSASAATVGQNGQPPPPPQPAAPTPNTVNNFGYGSSFDQNTDILAGLLPPSGPFQGQPLESQPHGGGQFVSHGGQTATHGGFPGQMSSGFPGSNGQPANFYGGYEPQGSSAPLPPVPPVTATPAAQSNPSSFYQQPQPQPTTLNSSTGALALVPQQPAKFETKSTVWADTLNRGLVNLNIAGSKTNPLSDIGVDFEALNRKERRMEKTNTTPMATSNVAMGKAMGSGSGIGRAGMGALRPQPNPMMGPGPGGYPNPPMGQFQMQPPTAGYASGTYNPMMGLGRGGGYGQPPPYGGGYR; this is translated from the exons ATGAAAAAGGCCTTTGATCAAACTGTCAGGGACAT TAAAAGAGGAGTCAACAAGAAAGTTCTTAAAGTCCCTTCAATTGAACAGAAG GTTCTTGATGCTACTAGTAATGAGACATGGGGTCCTCATGGATCTCTTCTTGCTGATATAGCACTCGCTTCAAGAAACTA TCATGAATACCAGATGATAATGTCTATAATCTGGAAGCGAGTTAATGACACTGGAAAAAACTGGCGCCATGTGTACAAG GGTTTGACTGTTCTTGAATACTTGGTAGCAAACGGATCAGAACGTGTTATAGATGAGATTAAAGAACATTCTTACCAGATAACA ACATTGTCTGAGTTTCAATATATTGATCACACTGGAAGAGATCAAGGGAACAATGTAAGGAAGAAGTCACAAAGCCTTGTGGCTTTAGTCAATGATAAAGAAAAATTACAGGAAGTTAGAGAGAAAGCTGCTGCCAACTGGGACAA GTTTCACAAAACATCTGGAAGTGCAAAATACAGACCTGGATCATATCCaggagcaggaggctatgaagatGATAGATATGAAGGTCGATATGGAAGCAGAGATGATAATAGTAATAGTAATAATGGATAtggaagagagagagaaagagaaagagaaagagaatggGGTGATGATGAATATAACAGAGGTAGAAGAAGCTTTGATGCCGAAAACTATGGCAGAAGAAGTAGAAGCTCTGATAGAGAAAGGGAACAACGTGCTTATGATGATGAAGCCCATTATTCTTCAAg AGGAAGCAATGTGAAAGCTGATGATCAATCTCAGAAATCACCAGAAGGGGTACCTCCTAGTTATGAAGATGCTGTGGCTAATGGAGACCCAAAAACCTCACCTCCGCCAGTAACCACCACTCGTGAAACTGTTGCTCCACCGCCAGTAACTGctgcaccaccaccacctccacctgcAGCCACCATGAACACGGAGAATAAcggttttgatgagtttgatcCTCGTGGCTCTTTTCAAG CAGCGGCAGCAGCACCGCCACCGCCGCCGCCAGTATCAGGTGGTGGTGACATGGATTTGTTTGGGGACCCGTTCTCGTTGAATTCATTGGCTATTGTTCCTGTTACATATGAAACTTCTGACACAAACTCAAATCCTCCTTCTGGTCAAACATTTGTGGCACCATCTTCAACCTCCACTGTTTCTAGTCAG gcatttgaagatccatttggtgATGGTCCTTTTAGAGCTGTTCCTTCTACAGCTGGATTTTCAGCTCCTCCCCAGTCAGCATCCGCTGCCACTGTTGGTCAAAACggtcaaccaccaccaccaccacaacctgCCGCCCCGACACCAAACACTGTCAATAACTTTGGATATGGAAGCAGTTTTGACCAAAACACCGATATTCTAGCGGGTCTCCTGCCACCATCTGGACCTTTTCAGGGTCAACCACTAGAAAGTCAACCTCACGGTGGTGGTCAATTCGTGTCCCATGGTGGTCAAACCGCCACTCATGGTGGTTTTCCAGGTCAAATGAGCTCCGGTTTTCCTGGTTCTAATGGTCAACCGGCTAACTTTTACGGTGGTTATGAACCACAAGGCTCTTCAGCTCCACTTCCACCCGTGCCGCCAGTCACCGCCACACCTGCCGCCCAGTCAAACCCTTCAAGTTTCTATCAACAGCCACAGCCACAGCCAACAACCTTGAATTCTTCAACTGGTGCTCTTGCTTTAGTTCCTCAACAACCAGCAAAATTCGAAACAAAATCCACTGTTTGGGCTGATACATTAAACCGTGGCCTTGTTAATCTCAATATAGCCGGAT CTAAAACGAACCCATTGTCTGACATTGGAGTTGACTTTGAAGCTTTAAATAGAAAGGAAAGGAGAATGGAGAAAACCAACACAACACCAATGGCTACTTCAAATGTAGCCATGGGTAAGGCCATGGGCTCCGGTTCGGGTATCGGTCGGGCTGGTATGGGTGCACTAAGACCCCAACCCAACCCCATGATGGGTCCAGGTCCAGGTGGGTACCCGAACCCACCCATGGGTCAGTTCCAGATGCAACCTCCAACTGCCGGATATGCATCTGGAACTTACAACCCAATGATGGGTTTGGGTCGTGGTGGTGGTTATGGGCAACCACCACCATATGGTGGTGGCTATAGGTAA